The following nucleotide sequence is from Gordonia jinghuaiqii.
CGAAGTCGGGTCCCTACACCTCGGTGGTCGTCGAGCTCACCGGGGGCGGCGTCGTGAAGTCCAACCTGATCGGGATCACCGATCCGGCCCTCATCCAGCCGGAGATGAAGGTGTCGCTGGTGACCTTCGAGGTGGGCGTCGACGACGACGGGACCAAGGCTGTGGCATTCGGATTCGAACCGATCGGAGCATGAACATGACTGACGACATCTGGATCATCGGGACCTCGATGACCAAGTTCGGCCGTTTCGCCGACCTCGACCTCCTCGACCTGGCCTCGCGCGCATCGCTCGACGCGATCGCCGACTCCGGGCAGTCCATGGCCGACATGGGGATGCTCGCCCTCGGCAACGTCTACGAGGCCAACTCCCACAACGGGCAACGCCTGCAGAAGCAGATCGGCCAGACCGGCATCCCCGTGTACAACGTCGTGAACGCCTGCGCGACCGGGGCCACCGCGGTGCGTGTCGCGATGATGGGGATCAAGGCCGGCGAATGTGACATGGCCCTTGCCGTCGGTGTGGAGAAGATGGGCAAGATGGGCATGCTCGGCAGTGCCGCGCGCAAGTCCGGGGAGAAGAAGGTCTTCACTCCCAAGGGTCGCTATGGCTCGGTGGTCAAGACCGAGGGGCTCCTCGGTACCGGGCTCATGCCCGGCGTGTTCGCCCAGGCCGGAACGGAATACGCGCTCGCGCACGGTGTGACCGCCGAACAGTTCGCGAAGGTCGCGGTGAAGAACCACCTGCACTCGACGCTGAATCCGCTGGCCCAGTACCGCAAGGAGTTCTCCCTCGAGGAGGTCCTCGGGGCGGAGGTGATCAGCTACCCCAACACCCTGCCCATGTGTTGTCCCACCGGAGACGGTGCGGCCGCGGTCGTGCTGGTGTCCGGGGCCAAGCTCAAGACCCTCGACCCCGACGTGCGCAAGCGCGCGGTCAAGGTCTCCGCGTCGGTGATGACCTCCGATCCGTGGGCGGAGGGCGGCCAGGTCCAGCCCGACGTCAACACCCTCACGCGCCTGGCGGTCGATCAGGCCTATGAGGCGGCCGGCAT
It contains:
- a CDS encoding thiolase family protein, producing MNMTDDIWIIGTSMTKFGRFADLDLLDLASRASLDAIADSGQSMADMGMLALGNVYEANSHNGQRLQKQIGQTGIPVYNVVNACATGATAVRVAMMGIKAGECDMALAVGVEKMGKMGMLGSAARKSGEKKVFTPKGRYGSVVKTEGLLGTGLMPGVFAQAGTEYALAHGVTAEQFAKVAVKNHLHSTLNPLAQYRKEFSLEEVLGAEVISYPNTLPMCCPTGDGAAAVVLVSGAKLKTLDPDVRKRAVKVSASVMTSDPWAEGGQVQPDVNTLTRLAVDQAYEAAGIGPEDLDLVELHDCFATAELIHYDNLRLCEPGGAGDFIDSGAPMRDGKTPVNVSGGLLSKGHPIGATGIANLYEVATHLRGEAGDRQIEGAKVGLTHVIGLASACAVHVLEKPAV